ATTCTATTCTATTATGAAATTGATTTTGAAGTCTCTGCCTTGATTTCTGAATTGCTTGCGGAAATGCTGCAATGGTTGTTGTTTTCTAAGACCTAGCATATGTTATTGGAGTTCAATTTTTCGATTTATTCATCCCTGATTTTGTTGGTAAGATGATTTGAAATAGAAATTTAGCTTCAAGGTTGATGAATAATTTATCATTATTGTGCTGGTTGGAGTCTATCTTTTCGTTTTTCATTACTTGCCGAAGGAGGTCTGGTATTAATGAGACCGCGTGTACTactgtttttttttcatctGTTTTTACTGCACTTGTTCTGCTATTCTGCCTTTATTTTTAGCAGACGTGTGTTGCTTCAATGTACATGATGATCATTTTCCTTACCTCCCCAAGTGAAAAATGTTCAGTTTTTGTTACCCTGTACTCTCTTGGCGTGGATCAAACCATTCTTCTTATCTCCTGGTTTACTTGACTTTTACTTTCTTTTCTTTGTAATTTTGGTAACTGATGAATGCATTTTCCTTTTCTGTTATTAAATGTACTGCTCGGAAGCCTAAGTTAGACGTGAGCTCTTTGTTTGGGATGATTGCCACATTTTCCTGTGAATGCGATGATTATGCCATAATGCAGGATTTATGTGCAGAGCCATGCATTCGTAGATTTCCATTCATTAGTCACTGTTGATGAGCTTTCTTGATTGATATTGTTCCTTCTTGATGAAATTGCTTCTATATCACcttatgtaaaaaaaaatttcaaatttccaGGATGGAGAAAGGAATATATTATGCTCTAGATCTTGGTGGTACTAATTTCCGTGTCTTGCGAGTTAAGTTAGGAGGCCAAAGATCTACTATACTTGATCACGATGTTGAACGACTACCCATTCCACAACATTTAATGACAAGCACAACTGAGGTGATCTTTATGTCTCACTACCATTTTTAGTTCTGTGCTGGTGAGTGAGATTTGTAATATCTGATGTTTCTTGTTCTATCCATGTTCTACTTTCAGGAGCTTTTTGATTTTATTGCAACAAAATTAAAGGATTTTGTTGAAAGGGAAGAAAATGTCTCTGAGCCTTCAGTAGAGGAAACACGAGAACTTGGCTTCACATTTTCGTTTCCGGTGAAACAAAATTCTTCATCAACGGGGACTTTACTAAAATGGACCAAAGGATTTTCTATTCAAGACATGGTTGGTTCCCTCTTTCTTAGTTACTCACAACTCACACATCATGCTCATTGGCGTAAAACTAGTTGGAGAAAAGTATAATCACCCTCCCTTGTCCAGTTGTCCCTTCTCATAAATGTGTTTTAAACGaccattttattaaatattaggGGATAATTGCATGATTGGTTCTGCTGCTTCTTAGGAATGTCTTGTTATAACAGGTGGCTTTAGGTCTTTATTCAACTAAATAATGGAAGATTGAAATAAATGATTTCTTGTTAATCTGTTGCATCAAAGTCGCTGTGCCAGAAGATCTTATATTCATGACACTTCATTGCAGGTTGGTCGAGATGTGTCTCAGTGCTTACAGGAGGCAATGTCTCGAAATGGCCTGAATATGCGAGTGGCTGCTCTTGTAAGCTCTATATTTCGTCTACTTATGCATAATAGTATTTTAATCTGAAAGGGTGTACAAGgggaaataaattttttttatgttgggTCTTGGGTTATTCAACTCCATTTTTTACATGACTGTTTGTGGAGGAGTTTTTTTCTCTTGCAAATTTGTGCAAAAGAATTTTACAAATGTTGCTTTTATTTCATTTGACCGCAGGGAGGACAAATATGCctttttttgaaatttcattATGGTGAGCTACACTGCATTAAGTAGTTAATTTTGCTGTCTATTCGATCCATTCTTTAGTAGTTATTCTTCAAGCCCTTGCTGGAGTCGTAGTTCCCTGTGTCCAATAGCAATGCCAAGTTATATACATTCTCTTGTGTTTGTGTAGCTTGCTCAAGAGCTGGTGCCTTATATCTGAAatttttgtgttgtttatgCTGCCACATGAAATTTTTCTGCCATTTGCCATTTGTTTGTTTCTCTGTTTCTACACTTGCAgttgtataatactataatttagGTTTATTCTTGTTTATGCCAGGTAAACGACACTGTAGGAACGTTGGCTCTTGGTCATTATCATGATCAAGACACTGTAGCTTCTGTGATTTTTGGAACAGGCACCAATGCCTGTTATCTGGAGCGTGCAGATGCCATTATTAAATGCCAAGGCCTGCTTTCAACGTCAGGAGCCATGGTATAGTTTTCAATCCATTGATTAGATAATAATTATGATTTGATGTTGCAGACTTGTGTGCGTGCTCGTCAATCTTAACTTGATATATCCTTCTATGTCATAGGTTGTCAACATGGAATGGGGAAACTTTTGGTCATCTCATTTGCCTAGAACATCATATGACGTTGACTTGGATTGTGAAAGTCCCAACCCAAACGATCAGGTAGCATTAGTCTTCTTCCTAGGCATTTTTCCTGATTTATCAATTGACCATGCATACTTATACACTGAGTTTATGCTTTATGGATGGATGACTTATGAAAATCATGTTGtagggatttgagaaaatgatctCAGGAATGTATCTAGGAGACATTGTCCGAAGAGTAGTTCTTCGGATGTCTCAGGAATCGGATGTTTTTGGACCCGTTTCTTCCAAATTACTTGTTCCTTTCATCTTGAGGTAATGATATCATTTTTAGAGTTAATATTCCCCAACTGTAAAATAGCATATTAAAAACCACAGTATATAGTACTCTCTGCATGGGTATATATATTGCTCTTT
This portion of the Salvia splendens isolate huo1 chromosome 10, SspV2, whole genome shotgun sequence genome encodes:
- the LOC121750422 gene encoding hexokinase-3-like, with the protein product MGKVGVALAAACAAAACATAAVMVSRRMRRRRGWRRVVAVLEELEEGCATPVGRLRQVVDAMAVEMHAGLASEGGSKLKMLLTYVHNLPTGMEKGIYYALDLGGTNFRVLRVKLGGQRSTILDHDVERLPIPQHLMTSTTEELFDFIATKLKDFVEREENVSEPSVEETRELGFTFSFPVKQNSSSTGTLLKWTKGFSIQDMVGRDVSQCLQEAMSRNGLNMRVAALVNDTVGTLALGHYHDQDTVASVIFGTGTNACYLERADAIIKCQGLLSTSGAMVVNMEWGNFWSSHLPRTSYDVDLDCESPNPNDQGFEKMISGMYLGDIVRRVVLRMSQESDVFGPVSSKLLVPFILRTPMIAAMHEDDSPNLMEVARVLRDTLQIPDVPLNVRKLVVKVCDVVTRRAARLAAAGIVGILKKIGRDRNGGTASSKAKGGSQSKMRRTVVAVEGGLYTNYTMFREYLNEAMGEILGEDVAENVVIRVMDDGSGIGAGLLAASHSASLAIDSI